In Pochonia chlamydosporia 170 chromosome 3, whole genome shotgun sequence, the following are encoded in one genomic region:
- a CDS encoding protein family CysZ (similar to Beauveria bassiana ARSEF 2860 XP_008595634.1), which yields MAESSKESKSRTSRVVDSVNEKAQGILKEDLGKAKGVAYQALKSKAYLYPIKGIFYFLSHRSLWEPFTSKLGSYLTLSASVIGGMFAFTYLPQLAVLVFTSGPLAVFSTVLLVLNESSTITNIISRNWILQQSILDTFDGTLISRNAISMVREGREVKSGSDPIKRLGKTLKSPFTKLSPTAIIRYIMYLPLNFIPVVGTATFLFLQARMRGTLVHGRYFQLKNWSASQRREWLDKHTGAYTAFGFVATLLEMIPVANIFFTYTNTGEALRNLFCIIIGADKRVVGAALWAADIEELNTSMTDETAPTVREAAKKLQ from the exons ATGGCCGAGTCGTCAAAGGAAAGCAAGTCTCGGACCAGCCGCGTCGTGGACTCGGTCAACGAGAAGGCTCAGGGAATCCT AAAGGAAGATCTAGGCAAGGCGAAAGGAGTGGCGTACCAGGCGCTCAAGAGCAAGGCATACCTGTATCCCATCAAG GGCATCTTCTACTTCCTTTCTCATAGATCGCTGTGGGAACCTTTCACTTCCAAGCTCGGATCCTATTTGACACTGTCGGCTAGCGTCATTGGCGGCATGTTTGCCTTTACGTACCTCCCTCAGTTGGCGGTGCTTGTTTTCACAAGCGGACCTCTTGCCGTCTTTTCGACCGTTTTGCTTGTCTTGAACGAGAGTTCAACAATCACCAATATTATATCGAGGAATTGGATCTTGCAGCAGTCTATCCTCGACACCTTTGATGGCACCCTCATCTCGAGAAATGCCATCAGCATGGTTCGTGAGGGTCGTGAGGTCAAGTCCGGAAGCGATCCCATAAAGAGGCTCGGCAAAACGCTAAAGAGCCCGTTTACCAAGCTCAGCCCAACGGCCATTATTCGATATATCATGTACTTGCCCCTCAACTTCATTCCCGTCGTGGGAACAGCTAcatttctttttctgcaAG CTCGTATGAGAGGCACCTTAGTTCATGGTCGA TACTTCCAGCTGAAGAATTGGTCCGCCTCTCAGCGACGCGAGTGGTTGGACAAGCATACCGGAGCTTATACAGC GTTCGGTTTTGTGGCTACACTGCTCGAAATGATCCCCGTCGCCAACATCTTTTTCACATACACAAATACTGGTGAGGCACTTCGCAACCTATTCTGCATAATCATCGGGGCTGACAAGCGGGTAGTCGGCGCTGCTCTGTGGGCCGCGGACATTGAAGAACTTAACACAAGCATGACGGATGAAACGGCGCCGACGGTTAGGGAAGCCGCAAAGAAACTCCAATAG
- a CDS encoding abscisic acid ABA receptor (similar to Metarhizium robertsii ARSEF 23 XP_007823589.2), which translates to MAQAYLPNTMPLQPLKADTDALLKQSLEEIIQKNPQQDKYEADDLLGIAAGPTGLAYFFLRMSQTHPDLQIQGHDCIYWAEKYIAGDRGALEIQDKNCGFACEKLAYEAVKASITKDEKDVAAFLSNIPKIIAKTPEGGEDPFPSEMLYGRAAVLYLLRAIRKSVPDSADSVNEAISKICQKILDTKDNSKGEWLWNGKRYYGAPHGDIGIITQIVLSEPSLAPKLKDRLERLLDLQNESGNWSDTDEVREDSYRRVQFCHGAPGFTFSLQSLRPSYPDLHERFDKAIERGREVTWDRGILVKEPSLCHGLFGNGLSFPKGEKRDHFLSLATPDSLENLRKEHPDSFTGGSYGMSSSPLFSYLPSAAWTWTVFNEEKPTIMLFNDI; encoded by the exons ATGGCGCAAGCATACCTCCCCAATACAATGCCCCTTCAGCCCCTGAAGGCGGACACAGATGCCCTCCTCAAACAGAGTCTGGAAGAGATCATCCAGAAGAATCCGCAGCAGGACAAGTATGAAGCAGATGACCTGCTTGGAATAGCAGCTGGACCTACGGGCCTCGCTTACTTCTTCCTCCGCATGTCCCAGACACATCCGGATTTGCAAATCCAGGGCCATGACTGTATATACTGGGCGGAGAAATACATTGCTGGGGATAGGGGCGCGCTAGAGATTCAGGACAAGAATTGCGGCTTTGCCTGTGAGAAACTAGCTTACGAGGCAGTCAAGgccagcatcaccaaggacgagaagGATGTGGCTGCGTTCCTGAGCAATATCCCCAAGATCATTGCAAAAACGCCAGAGGGCGGTGAGGATCCCTTCCCAAGTGAGATGCTGTATGGCCGCGCTGCGGTGCTGTACCTGCTTCGAGCGATTAGGAAATCTGTCCCGGATAGTGCAGATTCTGTCAACGAGGCTATTTCCAAGATATGCCAAAAGATTTTGGATACCAAGGACAACAGCAAGGGAGAATGGTTGTGGAATGGGAAGCGGTATTACGGTGCTCCCCATGGAGATATCGGCATCATCACGCAAATAGTTCTAAGTGAACCTTCCTTGGCACCAAAGCTGAAAGATCGTCTCGAAAGACTACTCGACCTGCAGAACGAATCTGGAAACTGGAGTGACACAGATGAGGTCAGAGAAGATAGTTACAGACGGGTGCAGTTTTGTCACGGTGCACCGGGATTCACATTCTCTCTGCAGTCCCTGCGGCCATCTTATCCGGACCTCCACGAGAGGTTTGACAAGGCCATTGAAAGAGGGAGGGAAGTAACCTGGGATCGTGGCATTCTCGTCAAAGAGCCGAGTTTATGTCATGGTttgtttggaaatggact TTCTTTCCCCAAGGGAGAAAAGAGAGACCATTTTCTGTCTCTCGCAACGCCGGATTCTTTGGAAAACTTGAGAAAGGAACACCCTGACTCTTTCACAGGAGGCAGTTATGGCATGTCATCCTCTCCTCTGTTTAGCTACCTTCCCAGCGCAGCGTGGACCTGGACTGTTTTCAACGAAGAGAAGCCAACCATCATGCTCTTCAACGATATTTGA